The following proteins are co-located in the Syngnathus scovelli strain Florida chromosome 21, RoL_Ssco_1.2, whole genome shotgun sequence genome:
- the LOC125991239 gene encoding histone acetyltransferase p300 isoform X4, whose translation MAENVLDSGPPSAKRPKLSSPALSASASDGNDFGSLFDLEHDLPDELISTNDPGLVNGGDLNQLHTTQGGGPGGLGPGGGSGGPGGGMGFGLGPGGGAGGIGGGQDAVAKHKQLSELLRSGAPTSAPQGHQGALVSPGGPSAIGQHMANMKACPGQVPQQIMGPGQQHLSPQQQANMMQQNAVAGMMGGMNRAMIAAQQKGNNGQTQAGMMGNQMMNGSPRMGFGNQGMGSNSNLLAETLQQQGGGGQPGIRGQQPGALNKMAMMSNQGVSFGGPYAGQGNQGLGGAGMGPQHPNKGPMANSLAQFNMDKKSQPIQGMATMGSQQSQSGVSGPSVASVGGAPGMVPGAQGGLVGPGTQVSAAAAGAPPTADPEKRKLIQQQLVLLLHAHKCQRREQANGEVRQCNLPHCRTMKNVLNHMTHCQAGKNCQVAHCASSRQIISHWKNCTRQDCPVCLPLKNAGDKRNPQSLLGAAAAGLSSSLGSVPGSQPSAPNLNPPSQIDPSSIERAYAALGLTYQGNQIQGQHSQSNMVNQALQGQAGMRPMNPMGANPMGVNGGAGGPSQNQQANLLQDTMMHLNVNSQGLMNDASGVVGSMPAAGPPSTTGMRKIWHEDITQDLRNHLVHKLVQAIFPTPDPAALKDRRMENLVAYARKVEGDMYESANTRAEYYHLLAEKIYKIQKELEEKRRTRLQKQGLGLGPAGMGQSPTGLPPSEFGDDGPLPDPSMVRPTGPNQMVNRMQSPGMNQFNQMGMQSMGQRSTPPLPLGTSGNQMGMVGPRMGQPNVNQLQNQYLSQGQFPGTGPVVGTAPPGMGQSGLQGGMAQTQMGTPPSLPVASPLAQPGSVSGISAVGPMGPQSVGGGGPNSTVGAPTSSMTPNANQQANSIPYLGAMRGSSPSPAHSRSPTPHQTPPRLAGSQTPQPHTPNAPQLASLQAPQQNQLGQGPGSNKPLQQPHIGAGSTTPSHPGLGSGSTPHGAQLPRTPLSQKGSFQADSQALTPASVNSLDNSSQHVQSDSTAATLDHKSEVKLQDDAEESDSGAGSKGGKLGNVTMEESPVKIEVKKEECSGEGGKVVPMDTLAAPPTSLVKSEDKKPEVKKELKDEEQSSDSAVSQAAAKKKTFKPEELRQALMPTLESLYRQEPESLPFRMPVDPQLLCIPDYFDIVKNPMDLSTIKRKLDTGQYQDPWQYVDDIWLMFNNAWLYNRKTSRVYKCCSKLAEVFEQEIDPVMQRLGYCCGRKLEFSPQTLCCYGKQLCTIPRDAAYFSYQNRYHFCEKCFNEIQGETVSLGDDPTQPQTSINKDQFEKKKNDTLDPELLVECLDCGRKMHQICVLHNETIWPSGFVCDGCLKKSNKTRRENKYSAKRLPQTKLGCFLETRVNDFLKRQNHPEAGEVFIRMVHVSDKIVEVKPGMKSRFVDSGEMSESFPYRTKALFAFEDIDGADVCFFGMHVQEYGSDCPQPNQRRVYISYLDSVHFFRPRSLRTAVYHEILIGYLEYAKKLGYTTGHIWACPPSEGDDYIFHCHPADQKIPKPKRLQEWYKKMLDKAVAERIVHDYKDIFKQATEDRLTSANELPYFEGDFWPNVLEESIKELEQEEEERKREENSTSNESIDDSKGDSKNAKKKNNKKTSKNKSSLSRANKKKPGMPNVSNDLSQKLYATMEKHKEVFFVIRLIAGPMANALPPIVDPDPLMACDLMDGRDAFLTLARDKHLEFSSLRRSMWSSMCMLVELHNQSQDRFVYTCNMCKHHVETRFHCTVCEDYDLCITCYNTKGHEHKMEKLGLGLDDESSNQTGAATQSPGDSRRLSIQRCIQSLVHACQCRNANCSLPSCQKMKRVVQHTKGCKRKTNGGCPICKQLIALCCYHAKHCQENKCPVPFCLNIKQKLCQQQLQHRLQQAQMLRRRMASMQRVGKPAPGGNGLPSPGANNGATGPGTPTSVGTQPTTPQTPTPGNMLALPQQQGVGVSPMGVTAAQQQQVPQQGGAIPPQHHLHHQFQSMGGGGGGGVMNSPQQQMGMPQLQQQQPPSLQQLQQHAGALPPYNPRPPGASPLHQSLGKPGLGPTTPPQQQQTPSQVQGSMPVQGQQHGPPLAAVETALKIQRLAETQRQMAQAQAQIRGLGQGGMMAQHPHHQNNPAQMSMPHMGAQGIPPQAQGMVGRTMLDPQQQGMLAGMQQGGPQSQLPPQVQQHLQQANQQWGPGGPGMNPQQRSAMMGHMAAQQQQSAVAQQQQQQQLNQQQAQPGNRGLMQVMSGGATSAGGPGNLPQGALQDLLRTLRSPSSPLQQQQVLNILRSNPTLMAAFIRQRAARYQGAQGGPGVQGGPPQGPGGVRFQGSAGGLPGVGAPAPNQLASMDSQQMNVNQSSQPGMNMAQGGSAGGSVPTMAQLQQLQQQQRPMLPGNLQQQQMAVLQQQQGPMQTGQQNNMSSMTPHFRELLLRRQQQMANHGQFQQGQQSFMQPGQGQPGMPPSSQPQPGGGVRGPGQQQQGGPQGALGQQGYPSNASQVAAALQQRLHQMQMHQQQSQNSMGGSQVQDGGPGGGAPGSGQLPTGQTVPGQQQQGGPVLPQTSQALIHQNIHQRLLQQQHLSGGSPAQHSSPMSPQQQLAQSPHPHLQGQAGLGPAGALGNQVRSPQPSPRPQSQPPHSSPSPRMQSSSSQPQPSPHRISPQTQSGSPHPAHIGQHHPNMAPPQPPQQQQQQQPTPGGPVDPGQFSSDQNSIISQLSGMAAMHANQGGHPDMLAPTNNNNNNNNNQELAPNINHNSLDHM comes from the exons ATGGCCGAGAACGTTCTGGACTCTGGCCCGCCTTCAGCCAAGAGGCCTAAACTCTCCTCTCCGGCACTTTCCGCCTCTGCCAGCGATGGAAACG ATTTTGGCTCACTATTTGACTTGGAGCATGACCTTCCAGACGAGCTCATCAGCACTAATGATCCGGGCCTTGTCAATGGGGGTGATCTCAACCAGTTGCACACCACCCAGGGGGGAGGCCCCGGAGGTCTCGGTCCCGGAGGAGGCAGTGGGGGCCCAGGAGGAGGGATGGGATTCGGGCTCGGTCCGGGAGGAGGCGCCGGGGGCATCGGCGGAGGTCAGGATGCGGTGGCCAAACATAAACAGCTGTCGGAGCTGTTGCGTTCAGGGGCGCCCACGTCCGCCCCGCAGGGGCACCAAGGGGCCTTGGTGAGCCCGGGAGGCCCTAGCGCCATTGGACAACACATGGCAAACATGAAGGCATGCCCTGGCCAGGTACCTCAGCAGATAATGGGGCCAGGACAGCAACATCTCTCCCCCCAGCAGCAGGCAAACATGATGCAGCAGAATGCCGTGGCTGGAATGATGGGTGGCATGAACAGGGCCATGATTGCGGCACAGCAGAAGGGAAATAACGGACAGACGCAAGCGGGCATGATGGGCAACCAGATGATGAATGGTTCTCCCAGGATGGGCTTTGGGAATCAAGGGATGGGCAGCAACAGCAACCTGTTGGCTGAAACGTTACAGCAACAGGGAGGCGGTGGCCAGCCAGGCATCAGAGGACAACAACCTGGCGCATTGAACAAG ATGGCGATGATGAGCAACCAAGGGGTCTCCTTTGGTGGTCCTTATGCGGGGCAGGGGAATCAAGGCCTCGGTGGAGCGGGAATGGGCCCTCAACATCCCAATAAAGGCCCCATGGCTAACAGCCTGGCTCAGTTCAACATGGACAAGAAGAGTCAGCCCATTCAAGGAATGGCCACTATG GGCTCACAGCAGTCCCAGTCAGGTGTTAGTGGGCCCTCGGTTGCATCTGTGGGAGGGGCACCTGGCATGGTTCCCGGTGCTCAGGGAGGCCTAGTGGGTCCCGGCACCCAGGTTTCGGCGGCCGCGGCCGGGGCACCGCCCACCGCTGATCCCGAGAAGCGTAAACTGATCCAGCAGCAGCTCGTTCTCCTGCTCCACGCCCACAAATGTCAACGGCGCGAGCAGGCCAACGGCGAGGTCCGACAGTGCAACCTGCCCCATTGCCGCACCATGAAGAACGTCCTCAATCACATGACTCATTGCCAAGCCGGCAAGAATTGTCAGG TCGCTCACTGTGCATCGTCAAGGCAAATCATCTCCCACTGGAAGAACTGCACTCGACAGGACTGTCCTGTCTGCCTCCCACTGAAGAATGCTGGGGACAAGAGGAACCCGCAGT CTCTTCTGGGCGCAGCTGCCGCAGGTCTGAGCAGTTCTCTCGGGTCAGTCCCCGGTAGCCAACCAAGTGCTCCAAACCTCAATCCGCCGAGCCAGATTGACCCTAGTTCGATAGAAAGAGCCTACGCAGCACTGGGTCTTACCTACCAGGGAAACCAGATCCAGGGTCAGCATTCTCAGTCTAACATGGTCAACCAGGCCCTCCAAGGCCAGGCTGGTATGAGGCCCATGAACCCGATGG GAGCGAATCCTATGGGAGTTAATGGAGGCGCGGGTGGTCCTTCTCAGAATCAGCAAGCCAACTTACTGCAAGACACTATGATGCATCTCAATGTGAATAGCCAGGG TTTGATGAATGATGCCAGTGGGGTCGTCGGCTCCATGCCTGCAGCAGGTCCTCCTTCTACGACAGGAATGAGAAAAATTTGGCACGAGGACATCACGCAGGACCTGCGAAACCACTTGGTACACAAGCT TGTTCAGGCCATCTTTCCAACTCCGGACCCCGCAGCTTTAAAAGACCGCCGGATGGAGAACTTGGTGGCTTACGCCAGAAAGGTTGAAGGGGACATGTACGAGTCGGCAAACACTAGA GCTGAGTACTATCACTTACTAGCTGAGAAGATCTACAAAATCCAGAAAGAGCTGGAGGAGAAGAGGAGGACCCGTCTCCAAAAGCAGGGTCTGGGTCTTGGCCCTGCTGGTATGGGTCAGTCTCCTACTGGACTGCCTCCAAGTGAGTTTGGGGATG ATGGTCCCCTCCCTGACCCATCTATGGTACGACCCACCGGACCCAATCAGATGGTCAACAGGATGCAAAGCCCAG GCATGAATCAATTCAATCAGATGGGGATGCAGTCTATGGGCCAGAGGTCCACTCCTCCTCTCCCCTTGGGAACATCTGGCAATCAG ATGGGAATGGTGGGACCGAGGATGGGTCAGCCTAATGTCAACCAGCTCCAGAACCAGTATCTGTCCCAGGGGCAGTTTCCTGGCACAGGACCTGTGGTCGGAACGGCTCCTCCTGGGATGGGACAGTCTGGACTCCAGGGAGGCATGGCACAG ACGCAGATGGGCACTCCTCCCTCTCTCCCAGTTGCTAGTCCATTAGCGCAACCAGGTTCTGTAAGCGGAATCTCTGCGGTGGGACCCATGGGTCCTCAGAGTGTTGGTGGCGGAGGCCCCAACTCCACCGTTGGAGCCCCTACCTCCTCCATGACTCCGAATGCAAACCAGCAAGCCAACTCCATCCCCTATTTAGGAGCCATGCGCGGCAGCTCGCCCTCTCCGGCTCACAGTCGCTCGCCCACGCCTCACCAAACGCCCCCCAGACTCGCCGGCTCCCAAACCCCTCAGCCTCACACCCCTAACGCGCCGCAGTTGGCATCACTGCAAGCCCCCCAGCAGAACCAGCTGGGCCAGGGTCCTGGCTCCAACAAGCCCCTCCAGCAGCCGCACATTGGGGCTGGCTCCACTACACCATCCCATCCCGGACTTGGCTCGGGCTCAACACCACATGGGGCTCAGCTGCCACGCACTCCG TTGTCCCAAAAAGGTTCGTTCCAAGCAGACAGCCAAGCTTTGACTCCAGCCTCGGTCAACAGCCTGGATAATTCCTCTCAGCACGTACAGTCGGACTCCACGGCCGCCACCCTCGACCATAAGTCCGAAGTCAAGCTGCAAGATGATGCGGAAGAGAGCGACTCTGGCGCCGGCTCCAAGGGGGGGAAGCTCGGCAATGTCACAATGGAGGAAAGTCCTGTGAAAATTGAGGTTAAGAAGGAGGAGTGTTCTGGAGAAGGAGGCAAGGTAGTACCAATGGATACATTAGCCGCCCCTCCAACGTCGCTGGTCAAAAGTGAGGACAAGAAACCAGAGGTGAAAAAGGAGTTAAAAGACGAAGAACAATCATCCGACTCAGCTGTATCACAAGCAGCAGCAAAAAAGAAGA CTTTCAAGCCAGAAGAGCTTCGCCAGGCCCTAATGCCAACACTGGAGTCCCTCTACAGGCAGGAACCGGAGTCGCTGCCCTTCAGGATGCCTGTTGATCCACAGCTGCTGTGCATACCT GACTACTTTGACATTGTGAAGAACCCTATGGATTTGTCCACTATCAAGCGGAAGCTCGATACAG GTCAATATCAAGATCCCTGGCAGTATGTGGACGACATCTGGTTGATGTTCAACAACGCTTGGCTGTACAATCGCAAAACATCTCGAGTCTACAAGTGCTGCTCCAAACTGGCGGAAGTCTTCGAACAGGAGATTGACCCAGTCATGCAGAGACTTGGCTACTGTTGTGGAAGAAAG CTGGAGTTCTCCCCTCAGACACTGTGCTGCTATGGAAAGCAGCTGTGCACTATTCCCCGAGACGCTGCTTACTTCAGCTATCAGAACAG GTACCACTTCTGTGAGAAGTGTTTCAACGAGATCCAGGGAGAGACCGTGTCCCTGGGCGATGACCCCACTCAGCCGCAGAC CTCTATTAACAAAGATCAGtttgagaagaagaagaatgacACACTGGACCCTGAATT GCTTGTTGAATGTTTGGACTGTGGACGCAAGATGCACCAGATTTGTGTCTTGCACAATGAAACAATCTGGCCATCGGG TTTTGTATGCGATGGCTGCCTCAAGAAGTCTAATAAGACAAGGAGGGAGAACAAGTATTCTGCTAAAC GGTTGCCTCAAACAAAGTTAGGCTGCTTCCTAGAGACGAGGGTGAACGACTTTCTGAAGCGTCAGAACCACCCAGAAGCTGGGGAGGTCTTCATCCGCATGGTGCATGTCTCGGACAAAATTGTGGAAGTTAAACCTGGCATGAAGTCCAG ATTTGTGGATAGTGGAGAGATGTCGGAGTCTTTCCCATACAGGACAAAAGCCCTTTTTGCATTTGAAGACATTGACGGCGCAGATGTCTGCTTTTTTGGAATGCACGTTCAAGAGTATGGATCAGACTGCCCGCAGCCTAATcagag ACGAGTTTACATCTCCTACCTGGACAGTGTGCATTTTTTTCGACCACGAAGTCTACGAACGGCTGTTTACCATGAAATTCTCATTGGCTACTTGGAGTATGCCAAGAAGTTGGG CTACACAACGGGCCACATCTGGGCATGTCCGCCCAGTGAAGGGGATGACTACATCTTTCACTGCCACCCTGCTGATCAGAAGATTCCCAAGCCAAAACGCCTCCAAGAGTGGTataagaagatgttggacaaagCTGTGGCTGAGCGAATAGTGCACGACTACAAG GACATCTTCAAGCAGGCGACAGAGGATCGTTTGACCAGCGCCAACGAGTTGCCATACTTTGAAGGTGATTTTTGGCCCAATGTGCTGGAAGAGAGCATTAAAGAGCTGgagcaggaagaggaagagcgTAAGAGGGAGGAGAACAGCACATCTAATGAGAGTATTGAT GACAGTAAAGGTGACAGTAAAAATgccaagaagaagaacaataagAAGACTAGTAAGAATAAGAGCAGCCTGAGTCGAGCCAATAAAAAGAAGCCAGGGATGCCCAATGTGTCCAATGACCTTTCACAGAAGCTCTATGCCACTATGGAAAAACACAAAGAG GTCTTCTTTGTTATCCGGCTGATCGCGGGCCCAATGGCCAACGCGCTGCCTCCCATTGTCGACCCCGATCCTCTGATGGCCTGCGACCTCATGGACGGCCGAGACGCTTTCCTTACGCTAGCCCGGGACAAACACCTGGAGTTCAGCTCGTTGAGGCGCTCTATGTGGAGCTCCATGTGCATGTTGGTGGAGTTGCATAACCAAAGCCAAGACCGCTTTGTCTACACTTGCAACATGTGCAAACACCATGTGGAGACTCGTTTTCACTGTACCGTGTGCGAG GATTATGACCTTTGCATCACGTGCTACAACACTAAGGGCCACGAGCACAAGATGGAAAAGTTAGGCCTTGGTTTGGACGACGAGAGCAGCAACCAGACGGGCGCCGCCACTCAGAGCCCGGGAGACTCGCGTCGCCTCAGCATCCAGCGCTGCATCCAATCGCTGGTCCACGCCTGCCAGTGCAGAAATGCCAACTGCTCTCTGCCTTCCTGCCAGAAGATGAAGCGCGTCGTACAACACACTAAAGGCTGCAAGAGAAAAACCAACGGCGGCTGCCCCATCTGCAAGCAACTTATCGCGTTGTGTTGCTACCACGCCAAGCACTGTCAGGAGAACAAGTGCCCGGTGCCCTTCTGCCTGAACATCAAGCAAAAGCTCTGtcagcagcagctgcaacacAGGCTCCAGCAGGCCCAAAtgctgaggaggaggatggcCAGCATGCAGAGAGTGGGCAAACCGGCTCCGGGGGGCAACGGCCTGCCCTCTCCGGGAGCCAACAACGGAGCGACCGGTCCCGGTACGCCAACGTCTGTCGGAACGCAGCCGACCACGCCGCAGACACCCACCCCGGGAAATATGCTGGCGCTTCCTCAACAGCAGGGAGTCGGGGTGAGCCCGATGGGTGTCACTGCTGCACAGCAACAGCAGGTTCCCCAGCAAGGCGGCGCCATACCTCCTCAGCATCATCTACACCATCAATTTCAGTCAATGGGCGGAGGTGGCGGAGGGGGGGTGATGAACTCCCCCCAGCAGCAGATGGGGATGCCTCAGCTCCAGCAACAGCAGCCCCCCAGTCTCCAGCAATTGCAGCAGCATGCTGGCGCTTTGCCGCCGTACAATCCCAGACCACCGGGAGCTTCTCCTCTCCACCAGTCGCTGGGCAAACCTGGACTGGGCCCCACCACCCCACCTCAGCAGCAACAAACACCTAGCCAGGTTCAAGGGTCCATGCCCGTTCAAGGCCAGCAGCACGGACCCCCTTTGGCCGCCGTCGAGACGGCTCTAAAAATCCAACGGCTAGCAGAGACCCAGAGGCAGATGGCTCAGGCCCAGGCTCAGATCCGAGGTTTAGGACAGGGAGGGATGATGGCCCAACATCCTCACCACCAAAACAACCCGGCCCAGATGAGCATGCCTCACATGGGAGCTCAGGGAATTCCCCCGCAGGCTCAAGGGATGGTAGGCAGGACTATGTTAGACCCTCAGCAGCAGGGGATGCTGGCTGGGATGCAGCAAGGCGGCCCCCAGTCGCAGTTGCCCCCTCAAGTCCAGCAGCACCTACAGCAAGCCAACCAGCAGTGGGGGCCAGGGGGACCGGGGATGAACCCACAACAAAGGTCTGCCATGATGGGTCACATGGccgcgcagcagcagcagtcagcGGTTgcccagcagcaacagcagcagcaactcaACCAGCAACAAGCCCAGCCAGGAAACCGTGGGCTGATGCAGGTGATGTCAGGAGGGGCGACGAGTGCAGGGGGGCCTGGGAACCTGCCACAAGGGGCGCTGCAGGATCTCCTGAGAACTCTGCGCTCCCCAAGTTCGCCCCTCCAGCAGCAGCAAGTCCTCAACATCCTTCGTTCCAACCCCACGCTCATGGCGGCATTCATCAGGCAGAGAGCGGCCAGATATCAGGGGGCGCAAGGTGGACCCGGGGTACAAGGGGGGCCTCCGCAAGGTCCTGGAGGCGTGAGGTTCCAAGGGTCTGCCGGTGGGCTACCTGGCGTAGGAGCACCTGCACCCAACCAGTTGGCCAGCATGGATAGCCAGCAGATGAACGTGAATCAATCGAGCCAGCCGGGAATGAACATGGCCCAGGGGGGCAGCGCTGGGGGGAGTGTGCCCACCATGGCTCAACTTCAGCAACTGCAACAGCAACAGCGCCCAATGTTGCCCGGCAACCTGCAGCAACAGCAAATGGCAGTCCTGCAACAGCAGCAAGGGCCCATGCAAACGGGCCAACAAAACAATATGTCCAGCATGACTCCTCATTTCAGAGAACTGTTGTTGAGAAGACAGCAGCAGATGGCGAACCACGGACAGTTCCAACAAGGACAGCAAAGCTTCATGCAGCCCGGCCAAGGGCAGCCAGGAATGCCCCCTTCTTCCCAACCCCAACCAGGGGGTGGCGTAAGAGGTCCagggcagcagcagcaaggaGGCCCACAGGGCGCTCTGGGGCAGCAAGGTTACCCAAGCAATGCTTCCCAAGTGGCTGCTGCTCTCCAACAAAGGCTGCACCAAATGCAAATGCACCAACAACAGTCGCAAAATTCCATGGGAGGTTCTCAAGTGCAAGACGGAGGGCCGGGCGGCGGCGCGCCAGGGAGCGGTCAGCTTCCAACGGGACAAACCGTACCGGGGCAGCAACAGCAAGGTGGCCCCGTGCTGCCCCAGACCTCTCAAGCTCTAATTCACCAGAACATCCACCAGAGGctcctccagcagcagcacctGAGCGGCGGATCCCCGGCCCAGCACAGCAGCCCCATGAGCCCCCAGCAGCAACTGGCCCAGTCCCCGCACCCCCACCTCCAAGGCCAAGCCGGCTTGGGCCCGGCGGGGGCGCTGGGCAATCAGGTGAGATCGCCGCAGCCGTCACCACGGCCGCAGTCGCAGCCCCCTCACTCGAGCCCGTCACCGCGCATGCAGTCGTCATCGTCCCAGCCGCAGCCGTCGCCCCACCGCATTTCCCCGCAGACCCAGAGCGGCTCGCCCCACCCTGCCCATATTGGCCAGCATCACCCCAATATGGCGCCGCCCCAACCGccacagcagcaacaacagcagcaaccgACGCCAGGTGGTCCCGTAGATCCCGGACAGTTTAGCTCGGACCAGAACTCCATCATTTCTCAGCTAAGTGGCATGGCAGCCATGCATGCCAACCAAGGGGGGCACCCAGACATGTTGGCACCaactaataacaacaacaacaacaacaacaaccaggaACTGGCACCAAACATAAACCACAACAGCTTGGACCACATGTAG